Proteins encoded in a region of the Chelonoidis abingdonii isolate Lonesome George chromosome 2, CheloAbing_2.0, whole genome shotgun sequence genome:
- the EPPK1 gene encoding LOW QUALITY PROTEIN: epiplakin (The sequence of the model RefSeq protein was modified relative to this genomic sequence to represent the inferred CDS: inserted 6 bases in 4 codons; deleted 5 bases in 3 codons; substituted 2 bases at 2 genomic stop codons): MAHKQAVNGHATPTAHPEDIPGGSHFHQVMQPGKQGQTGVEPHSVREPQLGSGTIAGVYVEASKKTMSFYDATREHFLMSEPALALLEAQAATGFLIDPVGNKRLSVAEAVRLGLVGLELKEKLLSAERAAAGFTDPYTDEKISLYQAIQKELLGREQGARLLEVQIATGGLVDPATSHRIPMEVTYEQEHFGDEMSQLLSDPSSAAARGFLDPNTSERVTYRELKKRCIIDPTTGLLLLPLKITFPGLRGTVSSSELLSSSIIDMDTFRALQEGQVSVQEVAEMDQVQQYLEGTGSIAGVAVLPTGERKSLYQALTEHLLMPGTALALLQAQAATACLTEPTKTQRLSVDDAVKVGVVGPELYEKLSSAERAATGYRDPCTGELLSLFQAMSKGLVARDQGTYLLEAQLATGGLIDPVHNHRVPVEMACQRGYLDEDMKRLLFHPTHDIKGFFDPNTKETLMYAELLERCVTDPDTGLRLLPLFGDDGEESRGVQSFIDHRTRMALENTTVPVACGKFKGKSVSLWKLLFSDYFTSAQRATLTQQCRTATLSMQELAKTVSTAVQQMASTANITFEGLRHKVTPSQLLSAEIINRDLFEKLTQGETSAREVVGMDTVRKYLEGTGSISGLLLPDSQEKISIYQAKRKGLLMPGTSLILLEAQAATGFIIDPAANKKYSVEEALRANIIGPDIYNKLLAAEKAVTGYKDPYTGNKISLFQAMKRDLIVKDHGIRLLEAQIATGGIIDPVHSHRIPVEVAYKRGYFDKKMNLILSDPSDDTKGFFDPNTHENLTYLQLKEKCITEPSTGLCLLPLNSKKRQFIDDATKEAFRSTWLLVKYGRFRGERVSVWDLLNSEYFSEGKRREIFNHYQLRKLTLEQIRLMLEEEMKKWAHIKFPAMRGSVTAYHLLETGIIDKALFERVLEGAVSPENVLRMDSVRKYLYGSGSIGGIVLQPSNQRMSIYEAMKQKIMMPGVALPLLEAQAATGFIIDPVNNQKLCVDEAVREGVIGPELHEKLQHVEGAVMGYKDPFTGEKISLFQAMKKGLITEKQAIQLMEAQIATGGIIDPHRGHYVPLEFAQKQGFLDEDMSKTLSSASDNTRVYCIPNTKEPVTYAQLIARCQKDKNSGLHLLPLPQRAVPVHTDEQIQQLFKETMVKEKGVSLWELIHSGYFTEEQRNDFVEKYRSDDVSVWQLVTLVLKLVEEIEMKAHTHITFEGLRGSVPAVWLLDTGIITEKTFEDLAQGTRTAREVGEMESVKRYLQGTGSIAGIFIQASKKRMSIYQAMKNNLLLPGTGVLLLEAQAATGAVIDPVTNQKLGVEEAVKAGIVGEELMEKLLLAERAVTGYTDPYTGNSISVCQAIRKGLIPMSDGVRLIEAQLATGGIIDPIHHHHLPLPAAYMHGFYDEEMNQALSQPTANSKVFFDPNTKENLTYQQLKDRCVPDAGTGLWLLPLSQTAAFYVDKQTMEVLKSVTVCVAVGRFKGQTVSVWDLLNSEYITDCKQRELVELYKQENAVALQEIITTVTTIIEETEKQGKRFTFKGLRKQVSASDLFQSQLIDKKTLDELKQGQKTVKEVTEMDSVRRYLEGGNFIAGVLVQPANEKMSIYQAMMRGMLRPGTALVLLEAQAATGFVIDPVKNKKLSVEEALAAGLIGQQVYEKLLSAERAVTGYTDPCTKGLISLFEAMNQGLILKSHGIRLLEAQIATGGIIDPVHSHRLPVEVAYKRGYFDEEMNRILSDPSDDTKGFFDPNTHENLTYIQLLERCVQDPETGLYMLQIVKHGGTYFYIDESMKQFLRSKPIKMQVGKFKGQTVSLWDLLCSQYISEQKRKELVKQYKCETLTVEQLITVITTIIEEMELRTQALKVKGLRGHVSVSELFNTEIIDKITLDNLQKGTLTVHKLTQMDSVKRYLEGTGSIAGVLLSAKKEKMSIYHALERGLLTPESALVLLEAQAASGFITDPLKNEKLSVDEAVSAGLVGRELHEKLLSAKXAVTGFTIDPLHGQQISLFHAXQRDLIVRPRGIALLEAQDRHGRHHRPVHNHTSPWKVAYKRGYYQRHIITQRHNGKARGRNNRLQKDIAKMGFRKRDYLEGTSCIAGSLCRQDGPVQGREMSIYQAMGKGILRPGTALVXLEAQAASGFITDXAENEKLSVDEAVSAGLVGRELHEKLLSAERAVTGYTDPYTGGRSPLPGMKRDLIVKDHGIRLLEXQIATGGIIDRAQSPLPVEVAYKRGYFDEEMNRILSDPSDXTKGFFDPNTHENLTYMQLLTGCVPDPDTGLLMLQLMHKGSVLSS, encoded by the exons ATGGCGCACAAGCAGGCAGTGAATGGacatgccacccccacagctcaccCAGAAGACATCCCAGGAGGAAGTCACTTCCATCAGGTCATGCAGCCTGGCAAGCAGGGACAGACGGGTGTGGAGCCACACAGTGTCAGAGAgccccagctggggagtgggaccATTGCTGGGGTGTATGTGGAGGCTTCCAAGAAGACAATGAGTTTTTATGATGCCACCAGAGAGCACTTCCTGATGTCTGAGCCAGCACTTGCTCTTCTGGAGGCTCAGGCAGCCACAGGCTTCCTCATTGACCCGGTGGGGAACAAGCGGCTCTCCGTGGCAGAGGCTGTGAGACTCGGACTGGTAGGCCTGGAGCTGAAAGAAAAGCTGCTGTctgcagagagagcagcagctggctTCACAGACCCCTACACGGATGAGAAGATCTCGCTCTATCAAGCCATCCAAAAAGAGCTGCTCGGGCGGGAGCAGGGTGCCCGTCTGCTGGAGGTCCAGATCGCCACAGGCGGCCTTGTGGATCCAGCCACCAGCCACCGCATCCCCATGGAGGTTACCTACGAGCAGGAACACTTTGGTGACGAGATGAGCCAGCTCCTCtctgaccccagctctgctgctgccagagggttTCTTGACCCAAACACCAGCGAGAGGGTCACCTATCGGGAGCTTAAGAAACGGTGCATCATCGATCCGACCACAgggctcctcctcctgcctctgaAAATCACCTTCCCGGGGCTGAGAGGGACAGTGAGCAGCAGTGAGCTGCTCAGCTCCAGCATCATCGACATGGACACGTTCAGGGCCCTCCAGGAAGGCCAGGTCTCCGTCCAGGAGGTAGCAGAGATGGACCAGGTTCAGCAGTACCTGGAGGGCACAGGAAGCATTGCAGGTGTTGCTGTACTGCCTACCGGTGAGAGGAAGAGTCTGTACCAGGCGCTGACAGAGCACCTCCTCATGCCAGGCACAGCACTGGCCCTCCTGCAGGCCCAGGCTGCCACCGCCTGCCTGACCGAGCCCACCAAGACCCAGAGACTCTCCGTTGATGATGCTGTCAAGGTTGGTGTGGTTGGGCCGGAGCTCTATGAGAAGCTGTCATCCGCTGAGAGAGCCGCCACTGGGTACCGAGACCCCTGCACTGGGGAGCTGCTTTCTCTGTTTCAAGCCATGAGTAAGGGGCTCGTTGCCAGGGACCAGGGGACTTACCTACTGGAGGCCCAGCTGGCCACTGGTGGCCTCATCGATCCAGTCCACAATCACCGTGTCCCAGTGGAGATGGCCTGCCAACGGGGCTACCTTGATGAAGACATGAAGCGGCTCCTCTTCCATCCCACCCATGACATCAAAGGGTTCTTCGACCCCAACACAAAGGAGACCCTGATGTACGCAGAGTTATTGGAGAGATGCGTCACTGACCCAGACACTGGTCTCCGCCTGCTGCCACTCTTCGGAGATGATGGGGAAGAGTCTCGGGGTGTGCAGTCCTTCATTGACCACAGGACCCGAATGGCTTTGGAAAACACAACAGTACCTGTGGCCTGTGGCAAATTCAAGGGGAAGTCGGTGTCGCTCTGGAAACTCCTCTTCTCCGACTACTTCACAAGTGCGCAAAGGGCCACACTTACCCAGCAGTGCCGCACCGCGACTCTCTCCATGCAGGAACTGGCTAAGACCGTCAGCACTGCTGTTCAGCAAATGGCTTCCACTGCCAATATCACCTTTGAAGGCCTGAGGCACAAGGTGACCCCTAGCCAGCTCCTGAGTGCTGAAATCATCAACAGGGATTTGTTTGAGAAGCTGACCCAAGGGGAGACATCAGCCAGAGAAGTTGTTGGCATGGACACAGTCAGGAAGTACCTGGAAGGGACAGGCAGTATCAGTGGGCTGCTGCTGCCCGATTCCCAGGAGAAAATCAGCATCTACCAGGCAAAGAGGAAAGGCCTTCTAATGCCAGGGACGTCTCTCATCCTCCTCGAGGCACAGGCTGCCACTGGATTCATCATCGACCCAGCTGCTAACAAGAAATATTCTGTGGAGGAGGCTCTACGAGCCAACATCATCGGCCCAGATATTTACAAcaagctgctggcagcagagaaAGCAGTCACTGGCTACAAAGACCCCTACACGGGCAACAAGATCTCCCTCTTCCAGGCCATGAAGAGAGACCTGATAGTCAAAGACCACGGCATCCGCCTGCTGGAGGCCCAGATCGCCACCGGCGGCATCATCGACCCCGTTCACAGCCATCGAATCCCTGTGGAGGTGGCTTACAAGCGGGGCTACTTCGACAAGAAGATGAACCTGATCCTCTCTGACCCCAGCGATGACACCAAGGGCTTCTTCGACCCCAACACGCACGAGAACCTCACGTACTTGCAGCTGAAGGAGAAGTGCATCACAGAGCCCTCCACCGGACTCTGCCTCCTGCCTCTGAACAGCAAGAAGCGCCAGTTCATCGATGACGCCACCAAAGAAGCCTTCAGGAGCACCTGGCTCCTCGTGAAGTACGGGAGGTTCCGAGGAGAAAGGGTCTCTGTTTGGGACCTGTTGAACTCTGAATATTTCAGTGAGGGAAAGCGGCGGGAGATATTTAATCACTACCAGCTGCGGAAGCTCACCCTGGAGCAGATCAGACTCATGTTGGAGGAAGAGATGAAAAAATGGGCCCACATCAAATTCCCAGCCATGAGAGGCAGCGTCACGGCCTATCACCTGCTAGAAACTGGCATCATAGACAAGGCCCTGTTTGAGAGGGTGCTGGAGGGAGCTGTGAGCCCGGAGAATGTCCTGCGCATGGACTCTGTCCGTAAATACCTCTATGGCTCTGGCAGCATCGGGGGGATTGTGCTCCAGCCATCAAACCAGAGAATGAGCATCTATGAAGCCATGAAGCAGAAGATTATGATGCCAGGGGTGGCTCTCCCACTGCTCGAGGCCCAGGCTGCTACTGGTTTCATCATTGACCCAGTGAACAACCAGAAGCTGTGTGTTGATGAAGCTGTAAGGGAAGGGGTTATCGGGCCAGAACTCCATGAGAAACTGCAGCACGTGGAAGGAGCCGTAATGGGCTATAAAGACCCTTTCACCGGGGAAAAGATCTCCCTCTTCCAAGCCATGAAGAAGGGCCTCATCACCGAAAAACAGGCTATTCAGCTCATGGAAGCCCAAATTGCCACAGGAGGCATCATTGACCCCCACCGCGGCCACTATGTCCCTCTGGAATTTGCCCAGAAACAAGGCTTCTTGGATGAGGACATGAGCAAAACCCTCTCTAGTGCCTCTGACAATACCAGGGTCTACTGCATCCCCAACACCAAGGAGCCTGTGACCTATGCTCAGCTCATCGCGCGCTGCCAGAAGGACAAAAACTCTGGCCTCCACTTGCTGCCTTTGCCACAGAGAGCGGTGCCTGTCCACACGGAtgagcagatccagcagctgTTCAAGGAGACCATGGTGAAGGAGAAAGGGGTCTCCCTCTGGGAGCTGATCCACTCTGGCTACTTCACTGAGGAGCAGAGAAATGACTTTGTGGAGAAGTACCGGTCTGATGACGTGTCTGTCTGGCAGCTGGTCACTCTTGTCCTGAAGCTTGTTGAGGAAATAGAGATGAAAGCCCATACCCACATCACCTTCGAAGGCCTCAGGGGCAGCGTGCCTGCAGTCTGGCTGCTCGATACTGGCATCATTACTGAGAAGACGTTCGAGGATCTGGCTCAGGGAACACGAACAGCCAGAGAAGTAGGCGAGATGGAGAGTGTAAAGAGATACTTACAGGGCACAGGGAGCATTGCTGGGATTTTCATACAGGCCTCCAAGAAGAGGATGAGCATTTACCAAGCAATGAAAAACAATCTCctcctgccagggacaggggtgtTGTTGCTAGAGGCTCAAGCAGCTACAGGAGCTGTTATAGACCCAGTAACAAACCAGAAACTTGGTGTGGAGGAGGCAGTCAAAGCAGGCATTGTCGGTGAGGAACTCATGGAGAAGCTGCTTCTAGCAGAGAGAGCAGTGACCGGTTACACAGACCCATACACGGGGAACTCAATCTCAGTCTGTCAAGCAATCAGGAAAGGCCTCATTCCCATGAGTGATGGTGTTCGCTTAATAGAGGCCCAACTGGCTACAGGAGGGATCATCGATCCCATCcaccatcatcatcttcctcttcctgctGCCTACATGCATGGCTTTTATGATGAAGAAATGAATCAGGCCCTATCCCAGCCCACTGCTAACTCCAAAGTCTTCTTTGATCCAAACACAAAGGAAAACTTGACCTACCAGCAGCTGAAAGACAGGTGTGTCCCTGATGCTGGGACAGGCCTCTGGCTACTACCTCTGTCTCAAACTGCAGCATTCTATGTGGACAAACAaaccatggaggtgctgaaatcTGTGACAGTCTGTGTCGCAGTAGGACGGTTCAAAGGGCAGACAGTTTCTGTCTGGGACCTTCTCAACTCTGAGTACATCACAGACTGCAAGCAGAGAGAGCTGGTGGAACTATACAAACAGGAGAATGCTGTGGCCCTGCAAGAAATCATCACCACCGTTACCACAATCATTGAAGAAACTGAGAAGCAAGGCAAGAGGTTCACATTCAAGGGCCTGCGGAAGCAGGTGTCTGCCAGCGACCTCTTCCAGTCTCAGCTGATAGACAAGAAAACCCTGGATGAACTCAAGCAGGGACAGAAAACTGTCAAAGAAGTCACAGAGATGGACTCCGTCCGGAGATACCTGGAGGGGGGTAACTTCATAGCTGGAGTGCTAGTACAGCCAGCCAATGAGAAGATGAGCATCTACCAGGCTATGATGAGAGGAATGCTGAGGCCGGGCACTGCGCTGGTGTTGCTGGAGGCGCAGGCTGCCACCGGGTTTGTTATTGACCCAGTGAAGAACAAGAAGCTGTCAGTGGAGGAGGCACTCGCTGCTGGGCTCATTGGACAACAGGTCTATGAGAAGCTGCTGTCAGCAGAGAGAGCAGTGACCGGATACACTGACCCCTGCACAAAAGGCCTAATCTCCCTCTTCGAAGCCATGAACCAGGGGCTGATCCTCAAGAGCCACGGCATCCGCCTGCTGGAGGCCCAAATCGCCACCGGCGGCATCATCGACCCCGTGCACAGTCACCGCCTCCCTGTGGAGGTGGCTTACAAGCGAGGCTACTTCGACGAAGAGATGAACCGGATCCTCTCTGACCCCAGCGATGACACCAAGGGCTTCTTCGACCCCAACACACACGAGAACCTCACTTACATACAACTCCTGGAGAGATGTGTGCAAGACCCTGAGACTGGGCTGTACATGCTCCAAATAGTAAAGCATGGAGGGACGTACTTCTATATCGATGAGTCAATGAAACAATTTTTACGCTCAAAACCCATTAAAATGCAAGTTGGCAAGTTCAAAGGCCAAACTGTGTCCCTCTGGGACCTGCTCTGCTCTCAGTACATctcagaacaaaaaagaaaagaactagTGAAGCAATATAAATGTGAAACCCTGACAGTAGAACAGCTCATCACAGTTATCACCACCATCATTGAGGAAATGGAACTCAGAACCCAAGCCCTTAAGGTTAAAGGACTCAGAGGACATGTATCTGTGTCAGAGTTATTCAACACAGAGATCATTGACAAGATAACACTGGACAATCTGCAAAAAGGAACTCTCACGGTCCATAAACTGACACAAATGGACTCTGTCAAGAGGTATCTGGAAGGAACTGGCAGCATTGCTGGAGTTCTGCTGTCAGCCAAGAAAGAGAAGATGAGCATCTACCATGCCCTAGAGAGGGGTCTCCTAACACCAGAATCAGCACTGGTACTGCTGGAGGCGCAGGCTGCCAGCGGCTTTATCACTGACCCGCTGAAGAACGAGAAGCTGTCCGTCGATGAAGCCGTCTCCGCCGGCCTGGTGGGCCGTGAGCTTCACGAGAAGCTGCTCTCTGCA AAGTGAGCAGTGACCGGATTTACAATCGACCCCTTACACGGGCAACAAATCTCCCTCTTCCATGCCTGACAGAGAGACCTGATAGTCAGACCACGGGGCATT GCCTTGCTGGAGGCCCAGGATCGCCACGGTCGGCATCATCGACCTGTGCACAATCACACCTCCCCGTGGAAGGTGGCTTACAAGCGGGGAT ACTATCAACGGCACATAATAACACAGAGACACAATGGTAAAGCTAGAGGAAGGAACAACAGACTGCAAAAAGATATAGCAAAGATGGGATTCCGTAAAAGAGATTACCTCGAAGGAACTAGCTGCATCGCCGGATCCTTGTGCCGTCAAGACGGACCCGTCCAAGGCAGAGAGATGAGCATCTACCAGGCCATGGGGAAGGGGATTCTGAGGCCGGGCACCGCGCTGGT CTTGGAGGCGCAGGCTGCCAGCGGCTTTATCACTGA CGCTGAGAACGAGAAGCTGTCCGTCGATGAAGCCGTCTCCGCCGGCCTG GTGGGCCGTGAGCTTCACGAGAAGCTGCTCTCTGCAGAGAGAGCAGTGACCGGATACACTGACCCCTACACGGGCGGCAGATCTCCTCTTCCAGGCATGAAGAGAGACCTGATAGTCAAAGACCACGGCATCCGCCTGCTGG GCCAGATCGCCACCGGCGGCATCATCGACCGTGCACAGTCACCGCTCCCCGTGGAGGTGGCCTACAAGCGGGGCTACTTCGACGAAGAGATGAACCGGATCCTCTCTGACCCCAGCG ACACCAAGGGCTTCTTCGACCCCAACACGCACGAGAACCTCACCTACATGCAGCTCCTCACAGGATGCGTCCCCGACCCAGACACGGGGCTCCTGATGCTTCAGCTGATGCACAAAGGCTCCGTGCTTTCCAGCTAG